The nucleotide sequence GAAAGTTAATAATTTCACTTTCTTAAAATCAGCAACTCTTCCATCAGTAAAAGATATGACTGCTTATGACCTTGCAGAACTTAAGAAAAATATAGAAGGGGTTTTAGATAGTAATCATAAGATGATGATACTTGGTAGGGAAGATGATATTGCAAATATTACGCGTTCTGTCAGTCCTATAAGGGATGCTTTTGACATTATTGTGTCTGATATAACACTTCATTCAGGGATTCCAAGAGAAGTACTCTATCCCATCTCTCCATCTGGCGAGGGTAGTGTTGGGAATTATGACATATTTTACCTTAATATTGAGCAGATATGTAGGCTTATGGTAGCACCATTTATAAACACTGTGCTTGAAAAATTTGGACTTAAGTCCAATTGGCAATTTAAGGCGGTTAAACCTATCAGTCAAAAGGAGCAAGCAGAAGTTGATGAGAAGCATGCACGTACTCTTGCCTTATATACAGAGCTTTTAGGGAAAGCTAGCGAAATGGGTGATTTGGATTTGAGATTAAAAATTCAATCTGAACTTGAGGAGTTCCTCAAAGTTTAGGAAGGAT is from Borrelia turicatae 91E135 and encodes:
- a CDS encoding anti-CBASS protein Acb1 family protein, giving the protein MFKFKFFRKRDNLSSRTPLMPASDASTGDPLRLAHQVAEIYAGFAASRDIEHKRGDGLSKLFDNNFRGVIKKMVYTAILSGESAFYIVVPDSEDPRVPLRHGFPCLCFNFGEVCDGDDFSFENIHPTRVVKMKSSFLNFQALEKSSRIMDTLLHETVGFLKVNNFTFLKSATLPSVKDMTAYDLAELKKNIEGVLDSNHKMMILGREDDIANITRSVSPIRDAFDIIVSDITLHSGIPREVLYPISPSGEGSVGNYDIFYLNIEQICRLMVAPFINTVLEKFGLKSNWQFKAVKPISQKEQAEVDEKHARTLALYTELLGKASEMGDLDLRLKIQSELEEFLKV